The DNA sequence AGAAACAAAAGGCACCTTGTTTTCATAGTAACCACATGCATGTCTGTAATCAATTAAAAAACAAGAACAATGATTGTCAGTGCACGTTTCCCTGCAAGGTCTAGAGTAGTATTTGTGGTGAGATCACATCCACTGGCCACAGTCTGTCCCCACAAATAATTTAGTCACTTGTCCTTCGCTTGGTCTTCCTCCTCTGTAGCCTTGCCTGCAATTGTCCTCTATGCAGGACTAGTGTCTTCAGAACTAGGAAGGGTAACATATACTGCCAATTGGTTGAAAAAGCATGACTAAGATAATATAATTAGGCCCCATTATCAAGATTACTGCTCAGTTGCAGAAATAAACTATACTCAGGTTATTGGGGTTCAACACAGTGTTCACACTTCAGTACTGAAGAGTTCCTGAGAAGCACATGCTGCCACCATGGTTAATTCATTTGCCAGTCCTGATCAGTCACTACATTGTTCCTGTTTTGGGGTGTAGCAACCTTACTGAAATCTAATGGCCAATAGACCAAAGAATGTGTGGCGGGTTTAACCCCCCATGGTTTCACAGCAATGGCTACACATTCTACTGTATCGTCAAAGACATGGTTAAATTATCACTACTGAAAGTGAACAGAAGACAAAAACAGTGACTTGATTAAACATTTTATTGACTAAATTAAAGTTAAACTCTACTGGGCACCTTTacagggatactttgggattttgtcaGAGGCCCTTCGTTTAATTCCCTAGAGTCAGAACTCCTAGATGTAATTTAGATGCGTTAAAGCAATGTTTGGAAGTGTATGGTATTTACTAGCAACTTCCATTGATTGCACCAACACTAATTAGCGTTTGCTTGCCAAACGATCTCCAACTTCCTTCGTACTTGTTCAACAAATGATTCCACACAGTCGGCTGAGGATGTAGAtaaaagggcctcattgccaaaaacCCAATTATTCCTTCAGTGAAGTGCAGTTGTACTCCCATGCAGAGAGAAGAGGTATGCCTGTGCAAAGCATATATAAATGTGCATCAAACCATAGACAGACTTGAAACTACCAACAAAGCAGACAGTTAAGTCACTAAGATATGCAAGTCTACAAAAGGACCTGAATGCCAACATTGAGTCCTTTGTTGCACAGACAGAATAGGTTCAAGTATGGATGGTGTCCCTCTGCAAATGGAACCACCAAGCCACCATTCTAAAAACATCTGCATGTTAACATAGGAACTCAACTAGCAATAGGACATTGCCAACACCCTCACTATGCCAGATGAGACATTACACCAATGAGATATGACTGGGAAATGGGATCGATAACAGCAATTGCAAATCTGGGAAGATGTGTCCAAATAGATTGTGCTAGTCTCACTTGTACCTTTGGCAATATACAGGCATCAAACTGCTGTAGTAGTTCAAGGTCTGGAGCAACTCAGCACATTCAAACAGTAGCACAGGAGTCACAAAACAAAACAGCTCTCTGGGGTAAAGCAGATGCACGACTACATTCTCTAGCTTTCCTTTATTATACAATCAAAGGCCACTGTTAAAGCATTTACAACTTAAGtataacaaaatgtagaacagCATTAACAAAAATCTCTTCCAGTTGCATTTTATGGCAACTAGTGAAAGTAGTATTTGTACTGTAACATATACACATTAAATATGGTACATCTCAGTCCATGCAGTTGCGCACAGCCAGTTGTGTATCATCATGGTATGTTTTCATTTTAATATTTGAAGTGTGTGGGAAGTTGTGACATCAGCCACCAGTGCATTACAGTCCAGGTTGGGAGGAGAGGCACTCCAGGCCTCACAGAACTCAGCCAGACTTGAAGAGGAGGATGGCCACCTGCCCCAAATAGAAGTAGATGAAATGCTTTGTCTCATGAGTGACGTAGCTGCCGAAGTTCCTCCCAACAATGCAATGCCATGTTGGGTTATACTTCTTGTCAAATTCCTACAGggatttataaaaaaaaacaaaaaacagggtTTAAGTAATCCATGACTACATGAGGAA is a window from the Oncorhynchus mykiss isolate Arlee chromosome 24, USDA_OmykA_1.1, whole genome shotgun sequence genome containing:
- the LOC110503924 gene encoding dynein light chain 2, cytoplasmic, translating into MTDRKAVIKNADMSEDMQQDAVDCATQAMEKYNIEKDIAAYIKKEFDKKYNPTWHCIVGRNFGSYVTHETKHFIYFYLGQVAILLFKSG